The Salvelinus fontinalis isolate EN_2023a chromosome 36, ASM2944872v1, whole genome shotgun sequence genome window below encodes:
- the LOC129835304 gene encoding uncharacterized protein LOC129835304 has product MMIIYWTIFLFYANLGCALNKDVIQPDPLIVTQLGQSVSLTCFCRSNLMVRVSWFKQTVGQKPLLMASSYYRTKNSFYSNNFNKDFNETKRLSVKRGVDSCNLTISKTESGDSATYYCGAMEEGELKFGEGTVLIVKESNSMSVLQQPVSESVQPGDSVTLNCTIHTETCAGEHSVYWFRHGSGESRPGIIYNNGDRRDKCEKSPEAGSTTQSCVYNLPKRNLSLSDAGTYYCAVASCGEILFGNGTKLKYDCKEDHVLLVYCLGVTLALCVILVIVLGCVMCKMNKKTSLLCSGTHPQSGSPAVPSSHNQDQEHDDTLTSVHYAALNIIHKKPKTQRQSIAMERDTEYSGVRCQNMD; this is encoded by the exons ATGATGATTATATATTGGACAATCTTTTTGTTTTACGCCAATTTGG GTTGTGCACTTAACAAGGATGTAATCCAACCAGACCCTTTGATAGTTACACAACTGGGACAAAGTGTATCTCTCACTTGCTTTTGTCGATCTAATTTGATGGTCAGAGTCTCTTGGTTCAAGCAAACTGTTGGACAGAAGCCTCTTCTCATGGCATCATCATATTATCGCACTAAAAATAGTTTTTATTCCAACAACTTTAACAAGGACTTTAATGAGACCAAACGTCTGAGTGTGAAGAGAGGTGTTGACAGCTGTAACCTGACCATCTCCAAGACAGAGTCAGGGGACTCAGCTACATACTACTGTGGTGCTATGGAAGAGGGCGAACTCAAATTTGGAGAAGGAACTGTTTTAATTGTCAAAG AGTCCAACAGCATGTCTGTTCTCCAGCAGCCTGTGTCTGAGTCAGTCCAGCCAGGAGACTCTGTGACTCTGAACTGTACAATACACACTGAGACCTGTGCAGGAGAACACAGTGTCTATTGGTTCAGACATGGCTCAGGAGAATCCCGTCCAGGAATCATTTACAACAATGGAGACAGGAGAGATAAGTGTGAGAAGAGCCCTGAGGCTGGGTCAACTACACAGAGCTGTGTCTACAACCTCCCCAAGAGGAACCTCAGCCTCTCTGATGCTGGGACTTACTACTGTGCGGTGGCCTCATGTGGGGAGATACTGTTTGGGAATGGGACCAAGCTGAAAT ATGATTGTAAGGAGGACCATGTTCTCTTGGTGTACTGTCTGGGTGTAACGTTGGCTCTTTGTGTCATCCTCGTCATTGTCCTTGGTTGTGTTATGTGTAAGATGAACAAGAAAACCTCTCTGCTGTGCAGCG GAACGCATCCTCAGTCAGGTAGTCCGGCAGTCCCCAGTTCTCATAACCAG GATCAAGAACATGATGACACACTCACATCGGTCCATTACGCTGCTCTGAATATCATCCACAAGAAGCCAAAGACCCAGAGACAGAGTATCGCCATGGAGAGAGACACGGAGTACTCTGGGGTGAGGTGCCAAAACAT